A genomic region of Vitis vinifera cultivar Pinot Noir 40024 chromosome 7, ASM3070453v1 contains the following coding sequences:
- the LOC100241357 gene encoding pentatricopeptide repeat-containing protein At5g48730, chloroplastic, translating to MTSLSSPSPPLPQAFNRRPASAPETVRSKPSSSPSPTETTSAGRNRRTGVVKEKEREERERREEVALKIASKKAISVILRREATKAVIEKKRGPNNSKKLLPRTVLEALHERITALRWESALKVFELLREQLWYRPNSGIYIKLIVMLGKCKQPEKAHALFLAMIDEGCVVNHEAYTALLSAYSRSGLFDKAFSLLEKMKNTPDCQPDVHTYSVLIKSCLQVVAFDKVPVLLSDMANQGIKPNTVTYNTLIDAYGKAKRFAEMESTLLEMLREGKCEPDVWTMNSTLRAFGSSGQIETMEKCYEKFQSAGIEPNIKTFNILLDSYGKAEKYEKMSAVMEYMQKYHFSWTIVTYNVVIDAFGRAGDLKQMEYLFRLMRSERIKPSCVTLCSLVRAYGRAGKAEKIGGVLRFIENSDVMLDIVFFNCLVDAYGRLGCFAEMKGVLEMMKKKGCKPDKITYRTMIKAYKIGGMTSCAKELQGLMRMPDETRLEMGKPDFR from the exons ATGACCTCGCTCTCGAGCCCTTCACCTCCGTTGCCACAGGCATTCAACCGGCGACCGGCGTCAGCGCCCGAAACTGTCCGTTCAAagccttcttcttctccttctcctacAGAGACAACATCTGCAGGGAGAAATCGGAGAACCGGTGTCGTAAAGGAGAAGGAGAGAGAAGAACGAGAGAGGAGAGAAGAGGTGGCTCTGAAGATAGCGTCGAAGAAGGCGATATCAGTGATTCTACGGAGAGAGGCAACGAAGGCTGTGATTGAGAAGAAGAGAGGTCCCAATAATTCCAAGAAGCTGCTTCCGAGGACGGTCCTCGAAGCTCTTCATGAGCGCATCACGGCTTTGCGTTGGGAGTCTGCTCTCAAG GTGTTTGAACTATTACGTGAGCAGCTCTGGTACAGGCCCAACTCTGGTATATACATCAAGCTAATTGTAATGCTAGGAAAATGTAAGCAACCTGAAAAGGCTCATGCCCTCTTTCTCGCTATGATTGATGAAGGCTGTGTAGTTAACCATGAAGCCTACACTGCTCTTTTATCCGCCTACAGTAGGAGTGGGCTGTTTGACAAAGCATTTTCTCTCCTCGAGAAGATGAAGAACACCCCGGATTGTCAGCCTGATGTCCACACTTACTCGGTCCTCATAAAATCATGCCTGCAGGTGGTTGCCTTTGACAAAGTGCCGGTTCTGCTTTCTGACATGGCTAACCAGGGAATCAAGCCCAACACTGTCACATACAACACCCTCATTGATGCCTATGGAAAAGCAAAAAG GTTTGCAGAGATGGAATCGACACTCTTGGAAATGCTTCGAGAAGGGAAATGTGAACCTGATGTGTGGACCATGAACTCCACGCTCAGGGCCTTTGGCAGCAGTGGGCAAATAGAAACAATGGAAAAGTGTTACGAGAAGTTTCAGAGTGCTGGAATAGAACCCAACATCAAGACCTTCAACATACTCCTGGATTCCTATGGAAAGGCTgagaaatatgagaaaatgagTGCTGTGATGGAATACATGCAAAAATACCATTTCTCATGGACAATTGTGACCTACAATGTGGTAATAGATGCATTTGGGAGAGCTGGGGATTTGAAACAGATGGAATATTTGTTTAGGCTGATGCGATCAGAGAGGATAAAGCCAAGCTGTGTCACACTTTGCTCACTAGTCAGGGCTTATGGACGAGCTGGAAAAGCTGAAAAAATTGGGGGTGTTTTGCGGTTTATTGAAAATTCAGACGTGATGCTTGATATTGTGTTTTTCAATTGCCTGGTGGATGCTTATGGGAGGCTGGGTTGCTTTGCAGAGATGAAAGGGGTTCTtgagatgatgaagaagaagggTTGTAAGCCTGATAAAATTACATATAGAACCATGATTAAAGCTTATAAAATTGGTGGGATGACAAGCTGTGCCAAGGAGCTTCAGGGTCTCATGAGAATGCCAGATGAGACTCGGTTAGAGATGGGGAAGCCTGACTTTCGATGA